A section of the Phaseolus vulgaris cultivar G19833 chromosome 8, P. vulgaris v2.0, whole genome shotgun sequence genome encodes:
- the LOC137827158 gene encoding uncharacterized protein, producing the protein MAYVERGVVKSKRSIWRLKTITDFFWAIVNFISVFFATMFSMEKSDAYRKGAVGKKWDDGAPGGGPGGGGGGGPYGGGPRGPPRGGLDNVRGLDSIRGRDHNSLPACGSCCG; encoded by the exons ATGGCTTACGTTGAGCGAG GTGTTGTCAAATCAAAGCGATCAATATGGCGGCTTAAAACAATCACAGATTTTTTCTGGGCCATTGTTAACTTCATTAGCGTCTTTTTTGCAACAATGTTCTCG ATGGAAAAATCAGATGCCTATAGAAAAGGTGCTGTCGGCAAAAAATGGGATGATGGTGCTCCTGGAGGAGGacctggtggtggtggtggcggCGGACCATACGGTGGTGGTCCACGAGGCCCTCCTCGTGGGGGTCTTGACAATGTCCGTGGTCTAGATAGTATAAGGGGACGTGATCATA ATTCACTTCCTGCCTGTGGCTCCTGCTGTGGCTAA